The DNA region CAACCTGAAGACTCCTGGTCGTGAAGACGAAGAAAGTGGTTCTCAGGTAGAAGTAGGCCCTGAGCTGGCTGGCAAGCTGATCACCGCTTTCGGTGGCAACGCTAACATCAAGTCCATCGACGCTTGTATCACCCGTCTGCGTGTCGCAGTGGTTGACGTAAACAAGGTTGACCAGGCTGCCATCAAGGCACTGGGTGCTCGCGGTGTTATGGTGGTTGGTAACAACATGCAGGCTATCTTCGGTACACAGTCTGAGAACATCAAGACTGCCATGAACGAAGTGAACAAGTCTGGCGGCATGACTCCAGCAACAGCTTAATTAATCCTTAAACCGATTAAGTTAGCTTCAAAACGGAGGCTTCTCATAAGAGAAGCCTCCGTTTTTTTATACGCTGGAAATGCTTCATCATGGGGTGACAAAAACAAGGATGCCAGCGAGCCAGCACTATGGTAAAATATTTTACTAAAATAATTTACCACCAGGAGCAGTAATGATGAGTAGCGAGATTACCTTTCAGGACTTCCAGAAACTGGATATGTGCATTGGCCGTGTCATGGAAGTACAGCGCGTTGAAAACGCCGAAAAACTCTACAAGGTTCAGGTAGACATCGGTCGCGAGCGCCTGTACCAGACCGTAACCAGCCTGGTCGATTATTACGCCGCAGAAGAACTCATGAACAAAGAAGTGGTGGTACTCACCAACCTGAAACCCGCTAAAATGCGCGGTGAACTGTCGGAAATTATGTTGCTGTGTGCAGAAACAGAAGACAGCAGTATCTGCAAACTGCTTAAGGCCGAAGAAACAATGAAGCCCGGAACACCTGTCTGTTAAAGCTGTCCGGGTTTAACAACGAGCCTGCTCTCCCGGACAGGCTTCTGCATCAGTTATTAATCTCTTCCCTGACCACCCTTGCAGGATTTCCAACCACCACACAATGGGCTGGGACATCTTTCGTTACCACACTCCCTCCACCAACAACAGCCCCGTCGTGAATCGTGACACCAGGAAGAACCAGAACATTTGCCCCAATCCAGACATCATTTCCAATGGTTACCGGTTTGGCGAACTCTTCACCAGAG from Endozoicomonas sp. NE40 includes:
- a CDS encoding tRNA-binding protein; this encodes MMSSEITFQDFQKLDMCIGRVMEVQRVENAEKLYKVQVDIGRERLYQTVTSLVDYYAAEELMNKEVVVLTNLKPAKMRGELSEIMLLCAETEDSSICKLLKAEETMKPGTPVC
- a CDS encoding DapH/DapD/GlmU-related protein, whose translation is MPKCSSQPSLFQIIIVLAIFLLLAFSFTTLFEVIGDNVMIGPNVTLCTAGHPLDTKTRNSGEEFAKPVTIGNDVWIGANVLVLPGVTIHDGAVVGGGSVVTKDVPAHCVVVGNPARVVREEINN